In one window of Drosophila mauritiana strain mau12 chromosome X, ASM438214v1, whole genome shotgun sequence DNA:
- the LOC117147000 gene encoding COMM domain-containing protein 10, which produces MSINWIKITERAREGIKIINALPYETFTTVLFYTHRQMSPSGATASATSSTVGTSVTTAGRVDSSNEENPTSSTEPEYTLEELERLVGVPRQDFLLLIKTFSYILRRISTFIIKPSLLQRELREKLQLEDEAKIDAILRLWVRETTPIMNNLASKRYESNVIEDVAWKLNMEISSHCQQREKTPLAVLQMKTAVGEDINIEMTQPELMELYNQFESIQGELDAMLAMKASGATAPGNQ; this is translated from the exons ATGAGCATTAACTGGATAAAGATCACGGAAAG AGCCCGAGAGGGCATCAAAATCATCAATGCCTTGCCCTACGAGACCTTTACGACGGTTCTGTTCTACACCCACCGGCAGATGAGTCCCAGCGGAGCAACGGCGAGTGCCACCAGTAGTACAGTGGGCACCAGTGTGACGACCGCCGGCCGGGTGGACAGCAGCAACGAGGAGAACCCCACGAGTAGCACCGAACCGGAGTACACACTCGAGGAACTGGAGCGATTGGTGGGCGTACCACGTCAGGACTTCCTGCTGCTGATCAAGACCTTCTCCTACATCCTGCGTCGCATCTCCACGTTCATCATCAAGCCAAGTTTGCTGCAGCGTGAGCTGCGCGAGAAACTCCAGCTGGAGGATGAGGCCAAGATCGATGCCATATTGCGTTTGTGGGTGCGCGAAACGACGCCCATTATGAACAATTTGGCCAGCAAGCGGTACGAATCAAATGTCATCGAAGATGTGGCCTGGAAGCTCAACATGGAGATCTCCTCGCATTGCCAGCAGCGGGAGAAGACCCCGCTGGCCGTGCTCCAAATGAAAACGGCCGTCGGTGAGGATATCAACATCGAAATGACACAACCAGAACTAATGGAACTGTACAATCAGTTCGAGAGCATCCAGGGCGAACTGGACGCCATGCTGGCCATGAAGGCTTCAGGAGCAACGGCGCCTGGCAATCAGTAA